One part of the Salinivirga cyanobacteriivorans genome encodes these proteins:
- a CDS encoding AAA family ATPase, with protein sequence MQLKSLYIKDYKILKDFTIEFPYDFKRFISVFIGANGSGKSTILEAIAQIFSDTILNQTAKFGFELKYSVKLEEIIEKTSTTSEFNTAYIIVTLHAEKGEKIKASVNSGMDDTDFSDKVIDSRKMVVFGQGKEKSVQSYLPDNIIIYYSGLSEIMEDLCKPHEEKLSKAYRKGNTDIDRDFFYYKPEHFGIILLSLLSYEYGDIPEFLQNKAKIHGMQSVQIRLKRPSWHKASIEKFWGAEGEVRKFLDYLNENSATSDDLTKPVSSNLKGNIVIEAWQDEALIITIIGLERLYEIREHLIEERKLFEILNIMLEDGMLEDISFSLLKEDKGNYKSFNVLSEGEQQAIVIKGMTELLSGKNTLFLFDEPDTYLHPSWQRQFIGEIEKEIESFSKIERSTGQSIFPENTFLIATHSPQLLSNAKTELNFVKIIENGVLVEKTPKFYGREISSILYNLMGVEERNETIKKDISKLFTLIEDEEKEEAEKELTRLTEILGETDPDIKNAEIQLNYLKEDEANN encoded by the coding sequence ATGCAACTAAAAAGCTTATACATAAAAGACTATAAAATTTTAAAGGATTTTACTATTGAATTTCCTTACGATTTTAAAAGGTTTATTTCGGTGTTTATAGGAGCTAATGGTTCAGGTAAGTCCACTATACTTGAAGCAATTGCTCAAATTTTTAGCGATACTATTTTAAACCAAACTGCTAAATTTGGTTTTGAGCTTAAATATTCCGTAAAACTTGAAGAAATTATTGAGAAAACAAGCACTACTTCCGAATTTAACACTGCTTACATAATTGTAACCCTGCATGCCGAAAAGGGTGAAAAAATTAAAGCCTCTGTTAATAGTGGCATGGATGATACAGATTTCAGCGACAAAGTAATTGATTCAAGAAAAATGGTTGTCTTTGGTCAAGGGAAAGAAAAATCAGTACAATCTTATTTGCCCGACAATATTATTATTTACTATTCGGGGTTATCTGAAATAATGGAAGATTTGTGTAAGCCACATGAAGAAAAACTTTCGAAAGCATACCGCAAAGGGAACACCGATATTGACAGGGATTTCTTTTATTATAAACCTGAGCATTTCGGAATTATCCTATTAAGTCTTTTATCTTATGAATATGGCGATATTCCAGAGTTTTTGCAAAACAAAGCTAAGATACATGGAATGCAAAGTGTTCAGATACGACTTAAAAGACCAAGCTGGCATAAAGCCTCTATCGAAAAATTTTGGGGAGCCGAAGGCGAGGTAAGGAAGTTTTTAGATTATTTAAACGAAAACTCAGCAACATCTGATGATTTAACCAAACCTGTAAGTTCAAACCTCAAAGGAAATATTGTAATTGAAGCATGGCAGGACGAAGCATTGATAATTACAATTATTGGTTTAGAAAGATTATATGAGATTCGTGAACATTTAATTGAAGAAAGAAAACTTTTTGAAATTCTAAACATCATGCTTGAAGATGGTATGTTAGAGGATATTTCTTTCTCTCTTTTAAAAGAGGATAAAGGAAATTATAAAAGTTTTAATGTTTTGAGCGAAGGAGAACAACAAGCCATAGTAATAAAAGGAATGACAGAATTATTGTCAGGTAAAAATACGCTTTTCCTTTTTGATGAACCTGATACTTATTTGCATCCAAGTTGGCAACGCCAATTTATTGGAGAAATTGAAAAAGAAATCGAAAGTTTTAGTAAAATAGAAAGAAGCACTGGGCAATCAATATTCCCGGAAAACACATTTTTAATTGCAACCCATTCCCCACAATTATTGAGTAATGCAAAAACTGAATTAAATTTTGTAAAAATAATTGAAAACGGCGTTTTGGTTGAAAAAACACCTAAGTTTTATGGTCGTGAAATAAGTTCAATTTTATATAACCTGATGGGAGTTGAGGAACGCAATGAAACCATTAAAAAAGACATAAGTAAGTTGTTTACCCTAATTGAAGATGAGGAAAAAGAAGAAGCGGAAAAGGAGTTGACTCGTTTAACTGAAATTTTAGGCGAAACTGACCCTGATATTAAAAATGCTGAAATTCAATTAAATTATTTGAAAGAAGATGAAGCAAATAATTAA
- a CDS encoding DUF1778 domain-containing protein — MGALNQEKARFDTRLSKEQKQFFERAAFLGGYRTLTDFIIATVQSKAKEIIEEREKTIASQRDKEVFFDALVNPPKPNKNLLAAKEAYNKLLSK, encoded by the coding sequence ATGGGAGCGTTAAATCAAGAAAAAGCAAGGTTTGATACAAGACTATCTAAGGAGCAAAAGCAATTTTTCGAAAGAGCTGCTTTCTTGGGTGGATATCGAACTCTAACAGATTTTATTATTGCAACAGTCCAAAGCAAAGCGAAAGAGATTATTGAGGAAAGAGAAAAAACTATAGCTTCTCAGAGAGATAAAGAAGTATTCTTTGATGCTTTAGTTAATCCTCCAAAACCAAATAAGAATTTACTTGCTGCTAAGGAGGCATATAATAAATTACTTTCCAAATGA
- a CDS encoding helix-turn-helix domain-containing protein → MEKFGLYIRTLREQAKLPLRKLASSLDIDQSTLSKIERGERQFTSDMVPKLAKVFSIEYKNLQIMFLKEKLLSDLTNQDFAIEALTEVQKELKG, encoded by the coding sequence ATGGAAAAATTCGGATTGTATATCAGGACATTGAGAGAACAGGCAAAATTGCCTTTAAGAAAATTGGCATCTTCACTTGATATCGACCAATCTACATTGAGTAAAATTGAAAGAGGAGAAAGACAATTTACTTCTGATATGGTTCCAAAACTTGCAAAAGTTTTTTCTATAGAATATAAAAATTTGCAGATAATGTTTTTGAAAGAAAAATTATTATCGGACTTAACAAATCAGGATTTTGCTATTGAAGCATTAACAGAAGTACAAAAAGAATTAAAAGGCTAA
- a CDS encoding N-6 DNA methylase, whose translation MDIQIENGKIFAPLKEKWLMLKPEEEVRQKYIARLVVKYGFSIDQMAQEVQVSNSQRGQGRAMADIVIWKSSKDKNENNSPAIVVECKAEHITVREEDYFQGYNYASWAGADFFVTTNLKETRIFKVLKGKIPKKLEEVINIPDAETINNSKKVGELLKQTKAFTRDEFSKLLFKCHNIIRNNDKLSPEAAFDEISKILFIKIRYERDNTGAQIFSEKEFKAARESYEKFRPKDGAEFYQFLFQQTKEDFKDDDLFDPNEVIRIRENSFEAIVKELEIYNLSTTSDDVKGIAFEKFLGKTFRGELGQFFTPRTIVDFMVDVLDPQEGEVLCDPCCGSGGFLIRAFEYVREKIENEIQEAKEKIKKDTFTKEYENLLEDEKGIIDEKVNEQFTTLNFELDINNPNSRLRRLSFDCIFGTDANPRMSRTAKMNMIMHGDGHGGVHHNDGLLNVNGVFDNRFDIILTNPPFGSRVEKNWKITEADKYTDIERIRKYQKRYGKAYDKALEQVNKNIGKPLLSLFKTGSMSTLTEVLFIERCLNLLKPGGRMGIVLPEGVLNNTNLQRVRDFVESQAKIILITSIPQDVFIASGATVKPSLLFFRKFTEEEAKEWKRIAQNAKNEINAKYSTQIKPIEEKLALRGKEAPTNVEKKELRKQLKEIQEKIESEIKAKIKKDFDYRIPIAEVEKAGISTTGAEIENELIPLSKEFTEYRKQNQLWENKFDAIKYEVMEDGKMFRIPTVGEPQEIYG comes from the coding sequence ATGGATATTCAAATTGAAAACGGGAAAATATTTGCACCTCTTAAAGAGAAGTGGTTGATGTTGAAACCGGAAGAAGAGGTTCGACAAAAGTATATTGCAAGACTTGTGGTTAAGTATGGTTTTTCGATTGACCAAATGGCCCAGGAAGTTCAAGTGAGCAATTCTCAACGTGGACAAGGTAGAGCTATGGCAGATATTGTAATTTGGAAATCTTCAAAAGATAAAAACGAAAATAACAGTCCTGCAATAGTTGTTGAGTGCAAGGCTGAACACATTACCGTTCGAGAAGAAGATTATTTTCAGGGGTATAATTATGCATCTTGGGCAGGAGCTGATTTTTTTGTTACCACCAATTTAAAGGAAACGAGAATATTCAAAGTTCTGAAGGGAAAAATACCAAAGAAACTTGAAGAAGTAATAAATATACCAGATGCTGAAACAATAAATAATAGTAAAAAGGTTGGCGAATTATTAAAACAAACAAAAGCATTCACGAGAGACGAGTTTTCTAAACTGCTTTTTAAATGCCACAATATTATTCGGAACAATGACAAACTTTCTCCTGAAGCCGCTTTTGATGAAATAAGCAAAATTCTATTTATTAAAATTCGTTATGAGAGGGATAATACAGGAGCACAAATCTTTTCAGAAAAGGAATTTAAAGCTGCAAGAGAAAGTTATGAAAAATTCCGACCAAAAGATGGCGCAGAATTTTACCAGTTTTTATTTCAACAGACGAAAGAAGATTTTAAAGACGATGATTTATTCGACCCTAACGAAGTAATAAGAATTAGGGAAAATAGCTTTGAAGCAATTGTGAAGGAATTAGAAATATATAACCTTTCAACAACGTCTGACGATGTGAAAGGTATTGCTTTTGAAAAGTTCCTTGGCAAAACATTCAGGGGTGAATTGGGTCAGTTTTTTACCCCCAGAACCATTGTCGATTTTATGGTTGATGTTTTAGACCCACAGGAAGGCGAAGTTCTTTGTGACCCCTGTTGCGGAAGTGGAGGCTTTTTAATTCGTGCATTCGAATATGTCCGTGAGAAAATTGAAAATGAAATTCAGGAAGCAAAGGAAAAAATAAAGAAAGACACATTTACTAAGGAGTATGAAAATCTTCTAGAAGATGAAAAAGGAATTATTGACGAAAAAGTAAATGAGCAATTTACCACCTTAAACTTTGAATTGGATATTAATAATCCAAACAGCAGGCTCAGGAGATTGAGCTTCGACTGCATATTTGGTACAGACGCAAACCCAAGAATGAGTAGAACTGCAAAAATGAACATGATAATGCACGGTGATGGGCATGGTGGGGTTCACCATAACGATGGATTATTAAATGTAAATGGGGTTTTTGACAACAGGTTTGATATTATTCTGACAAATCCTCCATTTGGTTCCAGGGTTGAAAAAAATTGGAAGATTACCGAAGCGGATAAATATACCGATATTGAACGAATAAGAAAATATCAAAAACGATATGGGAAAGCTTATGACAAGGCTTTAGAGCAAGTGAATAAAAACATTGGAAAACCACTTTTAAGTTTGTTCAAAACAGGTTCAATGAGCACATTAACCGAAGTTTTGTTTATTGAGCGTTGCCTGAATTTACTGAAACCAGGAGGCAGAATGGGAATAGTTTTACCTGAAGGGGTTTTGAATAATACCAATTTGCAAAGGGTGCGAGATTTTGTTGAAAGCCAGGCAAAAATAATTCTCATTACTTCAATTCCACAGGATGTTTTCATTGCCTCGGGCGCCACTGTCAAGCCAAGCTTGTTGTTTTTTAGAAAATTCACCGAAGAAGAAGCCAAAGAATGGAAACGCATTGCTCAAAATGCTAAAAACGAGATAAACGCCAAGTATTCAACACAAATTAAACCGATTGAGGAAAAATTAGCTTTAAGAGGTAAAGAAGCTCCTACGAATGTTGAAAAAAAGGAATTAAGAAAGCAATTAAAAGAAATACAGGAGAAAATTGAATCGGAAATTAAAGCTAAGATTAAAAAGGATTTCGATTATCGAATACCAATTGCCGAAGTTGAAAAAGCTGGTATCAGTACAACAGGTGCTGAGATTGAAAACGAGTTGATTCCTTTAAGCAAGGAGTTTACAGAATACCGAAAACAAAATCAGCTATGGGAAAATAAATTTGATGCTATAAAATACGAAGTAATGGAAGACGGTAAAATGTTCCGCATTCCTACAGTTGGCGAACCTCAGGAAATTTATGGATAA
- a CDS encoding retron system putative HNH endonuclease yields MKQIIKNNEPRSLIQHRAQRGNYDNLNKDELRTSLITEQGHICCYCMCRIPHKLKPEEIEKNYPDSKIEHVKCQSKNRPLELTYQNLLLSCNGKHGYPRQMQTCDSHKGENDLSFNPAETQRNIENFIKYSANGEIFSDDETINQELNEVLNLNTKDLKDIRELFYKDIQTRIIREGKKRKGKDIQKRFYESEKEQLLTLKDGKFEPYCMIGIYLINKKLSKYN; encoded by the coding sequence ATGAAGCAAATAATTAAGAATAATGAGCCTCGCTCTTTGATTCAGCATAGAGCACAAAGAGGCAATTACGACAATCTCAATAAAGATGAACTGCGCACTTCCCTGATAACAGAGCAAGGTCATATTTGCTGTTATTGTATGTGTCGGATACCCCACAAACTAAAACCTGAGGAAATAGAAAAGAATTATCCTGACAGCAAAATTGAACATGTAAAATGCCAGTCAAAAAATAGACCTTTAGAATTAACTTATCAGAATTTACTATTGTCTTGCAATGGTAAACATGGATATCCAAGACAAATGCAAACTTGTGATAGCCATAAAGGTGAAAACGATTTATCATTTAATCCTGCTGAAACACAAAGAAATATTGAAAATTTCATTAAGTATTCTGCCAATGGAGAAATTTTTTCTGATGATGAAACAATAAATCAAGAACTAAATGAAGTATTAAACTTGAATACCAAGGATTTAAAAGATATTCGAGAACTTTTTTATAAAGATATTCAAACACGGATAATTCGTGAAGGAAAAAAAAGAAAAGGTAAAGACATTCAAAAAAGGTTTTATGAATCTGAAAAGGAGCAACTGTTAACATTGAAAGATGGGAAATTTGAACCGTATTGCATGATTGGTATTTATTTGATAAACAAAAAACTAAGCAAGTATAATTAG
- a CDS encoding GNAT family N-acetyltransferase yields the protein MTYVIIPLDSKRDRKDFECGKGLLDNYFHKQVSQDVKRKLSVCFTIIDEDSDSIAGYYTLSSNSISNSVIPESYRKKLPNSYSSIPTMLIGRLGIDKNFQRKGIGKLLLIDALKRCFDTSDTIGAFAVIVDPLDTEAENFYGKYGFIKLPDSGKMFLPMKTIKSLFE from the coding sequence ATGACCTATGTAATTATTCCACTTGATTCTAAACGTGATAGAAAGGATTTCGAATGTGGTAAAGGTTTACTAGACAATTATTTTCATAAACAAGTAAGCCAAGATGTAAAAAGAAAGCTATCAGTATGTTTTACTATAATTGACGAAGATTCAGATAGTATTGCAGGTTATTATACGCTATCCAGTAACAGTATCTCAAACAGCGTGATTCCTGAATCATATAGAAAGAAACTTCCTAACTCATATTCATCGATACCAACTATGCTTATAGGAAGATTAGGGATTGATAAGAATTTTCAAAGGAAAGGGATTGGAAAGTTACTCTTAATTGATGCTTTAAAAAGATGCTTTGATACATCCGATACTATTGGTGCTTTCGCTGTTATTGTTGACCCATTGGATACTGAAGCCGAAAATTTTTATGGTAAATATGGATTTATTAAACTACCAGATAGTGGAAAAATGTTTTTACCAATGAAAACAATAAAATCATTATTTGAATAA
- a CDS encoding restriction endonuclease subunit S has protein sequence MNKAEYINIIPFSQLHMWDVKRHLIREIQSSFPLIPLSELIEENNNKVKLNEYPDKEFGILGVNNIDGLFDAYTEKGKKINQSYKKMETNELAYNPYRINVGSIGMKTFLHKNDYISPAYVVFRCNERLNPEYLYKLFKTNTFDKIINENTTGSVRQNLKFDTLKNIRIPLPPLSEQNQILETYSKKIQQAEELEKNSMVLEEGIEEFLYDELDIKKIEPKTETKIFNTISYKEVERWSVDTLGKLSQIENKFQGKYQLIKLRELINSYQYGLSEKSSKEPSGYPMLRMNNINNSALNIRDLKYIKIDEQTFLKYKLNKGDLLFNRTNSKELVGKTALFDIEGKFTFASYLIRVEIDDNKADKRYLNYLFNSSILQYQKNLVSRQITGQANINAQEMQAFLFPNPPLTKQREIADKIESLKDKARLLKLEAIKSRKEALKEFENEIFKKCN, from the coding sequence ATGAATAAAGCGGAGTATATAAATATAATTCCATTTTCACAATTACATATGTGGGATGTCAAAAGACATTTGATTCGTGAAATTCAATCTTCTTTCCCATTAATTCCGTTATCTGAACTCATTGAAGAAAACAATAACAAGGTTAAATTAAATGAATATCCAGATAAGGAATTTGGTATATTAGGAGTAAATAATATTGATGGTTTATTTGATGCTTACACTGAAAAAGGGAAGAAAATTAACCAGTCATATAAAAAGATGGAAACAAATGAACTAGCTTATAATCCTTACAGGATTAATGTTGGTTCAATTGGTATGAAAACTTTCTTGCATAAAAATGACTATATAAGTCCAGCTTACGTTGTTTTCAGGTGCAATGAAAGATTAAATCCAGAGTACTTATATAAATTATTCAAGACCAATACTTTTGATAAAATTATAAATGAAAACACAACTGGTTCAGTCAGGCAAAATCTAAAATTTGATACTCTAAAAAACATAAGAATTCCTTTACCACCTCTATCAGAGCAAAACCAGATTCTCGAGACTTACAGTAAAAAAATACAACAAGCCGAAGAGCTGGAGAAAAATTCTATGGTATTGGAAGAAGGGATTGAAGAGTTCCTATATGATGAATTAGATATAAAAAAAATTGAACCAAAAACAGAAACAAAAATATTTAACACAATTAGTTACAAAGAAGTTGAAAGGTGGTCTGTCGACACTTTAGGGAAATTATCACAGATTGAAAATAAATTTCAAGGTAAATATCAATTAATTAAATTAAGGGAGCTTATTAATTCATATCAATATGGGCTTTCTGAAAAATCAAGCAAGGAGCCAAGTGGGTATCCTATGCTTAGAATGAATAACATCAACAACTCTGCTTTAAATATACGAGACTTAAAATATATTAAGATAGACGAACAAACTTTCCTTAAATACAAACTTAACAAGGGAGATTTGTTATTTAATAGAACAAATAGCAAAGAGTTAGTTGGTAAAACTGCATTGTTTGATATTGAAGGAAAATTCACATTTGCATCTTACTTGATAAGAGTTGAGATTGATGATAATAAAGCAGATAAAAGATATTTAAATTATTTATTTAATTCTTCTATTTTACAATATCAAAAAAACTTGGTTAGTCGTCAGATTACTGGACAAGCCAATATAAATGCTCAGGAAATGCAAGCCTTTCTTTTCCCAAATCCACCATTAACAAAGCAAAGAGAGATTGCAGATAAAATAGAATCCCTTAAAGATAAAGCAAGGCTATTAAAACTTGAAGCTATAAAAAGCAGAAAAGAAGCCCTCAAAGAATTTGAAAACGAAATATTTAAAAAATGCAACTAA